In the genome of Candidatus Zixiibacteriota bacterium, the window TGAGGGCGCTGAGATCGTAGCCGCCTTCGAGCAGGCAGGCCATCCGCCCGCCAGCGAACTCGGACGCCACCCCCACGAGCATCTGCGTCATTGCGGCAAAGCCGTCCTCGGTCACCGCCATCCCGCCCAGCGGATCGCGCCGGTGCGGATCGAAGCCCGCCGAAACCAGAACCCAGTCCGGCTGGAACCGATTTGCGGCGGGCACCACCACTTCCCGAAACGCCTGGATGTACTCGGCGTCGCCGCATCCCGCGGGCAGCGGAATGTTGATGGTGTATCCCTCCCCCTCCCCTTCGCCCGTCTCCTCGACGCCGCCCGTGCCCGGATAGAACGGGTACTGGTGCGTCGAAACATAAAGGACCGAGGGGTCGGCGTAAAAAGCGTCCTGCGTGCCGTTGCCGTGGTGCACGTCCCAATCGACGATCAGAACTCGACCGGCGCCGTGGCGGCGCTGCAGATAGCGGGCGCCGATGGCGACCGTATTGAACAGGCAAAAGCCCATCGCCCGGTCCCGCAGCGCGTGATGTCCCGGCGGCCGCACCAGCGCAAAGCCGTTGCGGCACTCTCCGGCGGCGACGGCGTCGAGCAGCCGGAGAAAACCGCCGACCGCGAGCAGGCCCACGCCGAAGGAATCGCGGCAGGTGATCGTATCGCCGTCGAGGGCGAAGCGGTTGGCGCGAGACGTGGAAGCGACCAGATCGACGTAGTCGGGGCCGTGACAGAGCTCGATCTCGTCCCGGCTGGCGGCCCGCGGCGGCAGGCGCTCGAAGCGGTTCCGATCCAGCTGCTCGCCCAGGTCGAGCAGGACCTCGATGCGCTCCGGACGCTCCGGATGGCCGAAGCCCGGGTCATGTTTCAGATAATCGGCGTCGACGACGATCGCGGTGCGGCTCATGACTTACGCTTATCATCCGGCCCCGGGAACGACAACCTCGTTCGAACGGGCGGCGCAGCACGCGGGCTCGGCTCCGCCGTGTTCCGTTTGCTTGCCAAGGTCCCGGAAATCGCATAGTTTACTAACAGCTCAGCTGGCGGGTAGACACCGTCGAAGGTGGGTCGAGACCTGAAGAACGCGGGAACGTCCTCGGAGCAACGGGTGACGGCCTGCGAGGCTCCGGCCTGTCGGCCGCGGTTGGCTGGAAGGTCTCCGCCGCGAGCCACCATGATACGGTGTCCGCGTACTTGCGAGCTCGCTGAATAGGGGTCGGAGGCCTTCGATGTTTGGCATCGGCATGCCCGAGCTTCTTCTGATTCTGGCGCTGGCGCTCATCGTGCTGGGGCCGAAGAAGCTGCCCGAGCTCGCCAGGGCGCTCGGCAAGGGGCTGGCCGAGTTCCGCCGCGCCGCCGACGACCTCAAGGAAGAGTTCCGCCAGATGGAGCAGGAGATCGATTCCGCCTCTCCTCCGCCCCCTCCCGACGACGAGGTTTCCATCAAGTCCCCCGGCCCGGCCCCCTCGGCGGAAAGTGAACCTAAAGCAGGATAACGAGCGCCCCCAGGACGTCCAGATGCCGTTTACCGCGCATCTGGACGAGCTGAGGACCCGGCTCATCAGGTGCGTGCTGGCCGTTGCGGTGGCCTTCGTCGGGTGCTTCGCGGCCGCGGAGCAGATCTTTTCGCTTCTGGCGGCGCCGCTTCGGGCGCTGCAAGCCCCCGGGATGGTCCTGATCGGGACCGCGGTCGCCGAAGCGTTCCTCACGAAACTGAAGATCTCCCTGGTGGCGGCCGTGGCCGTCGCCCTCCCCGTGCTCCTCTGGCAGGCGTGGCAGTTCGTCGCCCCCGGCCTCTACGCGCACGAAAAGGCCTACGCCCGAAGCTTCGTGGCCGCCGGATCGTTGTTCTTTCTCGCCGGCGCGACCTTCTGCTACGCGGTCGTCCTGCGTTACGGGCTCGGTTTTCTGCTGCACCGCTACGAGGCCATTCGGGTGCGGCCGATGATCCACACCGCCGACTACCTCGCGCTGGTCGCACGCCTCGTGCTCGCCTTCGGGATCATGTTCCAGCTCCCGGTCGCAGCCTACTTCCTCGCGCGCGTCGGGCTGATCGACCACCGCTTCCTGACCCGCTACTTCGGTTACGGCCTGATCGGGATCGCCGCGCTCGCGGCCGTCCTCACGCCTCCCGACTTGATCTCGCAGGTGCTGCTGATGGTGCCGCTCACCGTCCTTTACGGCGTAAGCATCGCCGTCGCCTATTTCGCCGGTCGGCCGCGAGAAAACGAGGAGCGTTAAGGATGGCCGGCTGCCTGCGAGGCACCGGCCCAACGGTCGCGCTCCGAAGGTCTCGGCCCGCGCGCCGCCCCGATACGACGACTACACGCTTGCCGGCTCGCCCATAGAAACCGCGTGCCGGGGCAGGCGGGAAGCCCCGGGGCGGTCAGTCGTCGTTGATGAAGACGCACGCGGCGAAGACGGTGGTCCACAGCCCGTCTTTGTTGCCGATGGCGGATTGAGTGATGTTGGTGGTGCGGACGATCTTGCCCGACATCTTGAAGAGGTTTTCGCGCTCGTCCCACGCGGTGTCGGGATCGAACTCGATGCCGAGCGTGGTCGCGAGCATGCTCGCGGCGAGATCCTCGGCGTACTCGCCGGCCTTTTCTTCGGTTTCACCGAACGAGTGGTGCTCGGAGAGATA includes:
- a CDS encoding histone deacetylase codes for the protein MSRTAIVVDADYLKHDPGFGHPERPERIEVLLDLGEQLDRNRFERLPPRAASRDEIELCHGPDYVDLVASTSRANRFALDGDTITCRDSFGVGLLAVGGFLRLLDAVAAGECRNGFALVRPPGHHALRDRAMGFCLFNTVAIGARYLQRRHGAGRVLIVDWDVHHGNGTQDAFYADPSVLYVSTHQYPFYPGTGGVEETGEGEGEGYTINIPLPAGCGDAEYIQAFREVVVPAANRFQPDWVLVSAGFDPHRRDPLGGMAVTEDGFAAMTQMLVGVASEFAGGRMACLLEGGYDLSALRNSTAAVLECMQRGAAGVEDSSGGTPGRISTVLRRIRQVREKYQ
- a CDS encoding twin-arginine translocase TatA/TatE family subunit translates to MFGIGMPELLLILALALIVLGPKKLPELARALGKGLAEFRRAADDLKEEFRQMEQEIDSASPPPPPDDEVSIKSPGPAPSAESEPKAG
- the tatC gene encoding twin-arginine translocase subunit TatC, whose protein sequence is MPFTAHLDELRTRLIRCVLAVAVAFVGCFAAAEQIFSLLAAPLRALQAPGMVLIGTAVAEAFLTKLKISLVAAVAVALPVLLWQAWQFVAPGLYAHEKAYARSFVAAGSLFFLAGATFCYAVVLRYGLGFLLHRYEAIRVRPMIHTADYLALVARLVLAFGIMFQLPVAAYFLARVGLIDHRFLTRYFGYGLIGIAALAAVLTPPDLISQVLLMVPLTVLYGVSIAVAYFAGRPRENEER